One genomic segment of Terrihabitans soli includes these proteins:
- a CDS encoding type II restriction endonuclease has product MPLAELTEWLSEFGGPSFIWCVKRLSGNDTLANGSHQAGPYLPKEFVFPIFPEIDRTDIKNPDRWIDISVQPCPDSRKVRLVYYNSKRHENKRNGRNETRLTNFGGSNSSLLDPESTGALTIFAFHLDESGRAFEAHIWVCQHETEEETVEDRIGPVEPSKWIVWSPDQPQKSLFQPSLARRSSCWLELNEIPHAWLSTFPTGAEVVEKAVTLRSDSHLTPDQRLVKRRECEFEIFRSIEQALELPLIKEGFGSLDDFILRAQTVLQRRKARSGNSLELHARAIFIEEQLQEGNHFAHGRQSEPGKRPDFLFPSQSAYRDPTYPADKLRMLAAKTTCRDRWRQILREADRIDTKHLLTLQEGISEAQFKEMVDAKVQLVVPAPLIEKFPKSVRPYLQTFESFIADVRLLALERHG; this is encoded by the coding sequence ATGCCGCTGGCTGAACTTACTGAGTGGCTAAGCGAATTCGGCGGGCCATCATTCATTTGGTGTGTCAAGCGGTTATCGGGCAATGACACTCTTGCAAACGGGTCCCATCAGGCTGGCCCCTATCTGCCTAAAGAGTTCGTATTTCCAATATTCCCCGAGATCGACCGTACAGACATCAAGAACCCCGACAGATGGATCGATATCTCGGTTCAACCCTGCCCGGATAGCCGGAAAGTTCGTCTTGTTTATTACAACAGCAAGCGTCACGAAAACAAAAGGAATGGTCGCAACGAAACGCGATTGACGAATTTTGGTGGCAGCAACTCCTCTCTTTTGGATCCGGAAAGCACCGGGGCTTTAACGATTTTCGCGTTTCATCTCGACGAATCCGGCCGAGCCTTCGAAGCTCACATCTGGGTCTGTCAGCATGAAACCGAGGAGGAAACCGTTGAGGATAGAATTGGTCCTGTGGAGCCAAGCAAATGGATTGTATGGTCCCCGGATCAACCGCAGAAAAGCCTATTCCAGCCTAGCCTAGCTCGGAGGTCGAGTTGTTGGTTAGAGCTTAACGAAATACCGCACGCGTGGCTGTCAACGTTTCCAACCGGAGCTGAGGTCGTCGAAAAGGCGGTGACATTACGATCAGACTCTCATCTTACCCCCGACCAGCGTTTGGTAAAACGGCGGGAATGCGAGTTCGAGATATTCAGAAGTATCGAGCAGGCGCTTGAGCTCCCCTTGATTAAAGAGGGCTTTGGTTCTCTGGACGACTTTATTTTGAGGGCTCAGACAGTCCTGCAACGACGCAAAGCTAGGAGTGGCAATTCTCTTGAGCTCCATGCGCGAGCTATCTTTATCGAAGAGCAGCTCCAAGAAGGGAATCATTTCGCTCACGGGCGGCAATCTGAGCCAGGCAAACGACCCGATTTTCTCTTCCCCTCACAGTCTGCCTATCGAGACCCAACGTATCCGGCCGATAAATTGAGAATGCTTGCAGCCAAGACAACCTGTCGCGACCGGTGGCGGCAGATTCTGAGAGAAGCCGATCGGATAGACACAAAACACCTCTTAACGCTGCAAGAGGGGATTTCTGAGGCGCAGTTTAAAGAAATGGTCGATGCGAAGGTACAGCTTGTTGTGCCAGCACCTCTAATCGAAAAGTTTCCCAAAAGCGTTCGTCCCTATCTGCAAACCTTCGAAAGCTTTATCGCTGACGTACGCTTGCTAGCTTTGGAACGACATGGGTGA
- a CDS encoding very short patch repair endonuclease → MADVVDQHTRSRMMSGIRSKDTAPELAIRRGLHARRFRYQLHRRDLPGRPDLVFPKHRAVIFVHGCFWHGHDCNLFKWPSSREEFWHSKITGNVRRDFESVATLKCSGWRVLTVWECALKGRGRQSLYDVLAQIEAWLKSESAEEVIRGLEADAAG, encoded by the coding sequence ATGGCTGACGTCGTCGATCAGCATACGCGTAGCCGAATGATGTCTGGCATCCGGAGCAAGGACACTGCCCCGGAACTCGCAATTCGCAGAGGCCTCCATGCTCGACGCTTTCGATATCAACTACACAGAAGAGACCTTCCCGGCAGACCAGACTTAGTTTTTCCGAAACATCGTGCCGTGATCTTCGTCCATGGCTGTTTTTGGCACGGCCATGACTGCAATCTGTTTAAGTGGCCCTCTTCGCGGGAGGAGTTTTGGCATTCAAAAATCACCGGGAATGTTCGGCGCGACTTTGAATCTGTGGCTACACTTAAGTGTTCGGGCTGGAGAGTGCTCACCGTATGGGAATGTGCATTGAAAGGCAGAGGTCGCCAGTCGCTTTATGATGTGCTTGCCCAGATCGAGGCTTGGCTGAAATCAGAAAGTGCCGAAGAAGTAATTAGGGGACTAGAAGCAGATGCCGCTGGCTGA
- the dcm gene encoding DNA (cytosine-5-)-methyltransferase has translation MSEFSSLRQQAGLSVSEVAVRLGYSERTVYRWENDHVSPKRAVLDLLRSWRPADNAPNRTSAFTFIDLFAGIGGLRRGFQTIGGECIFTSEWDRFSQQTYRANFSEDTHEIAGDIRAVGLQEIPSHDVLLAGFPCQPFSIAGVSKKNALNRPHGFACETQGTLFYDVKRIIDHHRPHMFVLENVKNLVNHDKGRTFKIINDVLTKDLRYHIKWKVIDAKPWVPQHRERIFIVGFRDIEDFTFDGMTIPGSLSGPKLGSILHSEDGTEKPDNGYTSGRHATVSDKYTLSQHLWTYLRNYAEKHREKGNGFGFGLVGPDDITRTLSARYYKDGSEILIKQPRKPPRRLTPRECARLMGFDKPSESSFKIPVSDTQAYKQFGNSVVVPVVQAVAAHVLPYLLRQLATKSELLQPVTQAKELKVANG, from the coding sequence GTGTCAGAATTTTCGTCACTGCGTCAGCAGGCAGGCCTCTCAGTTAGCGAGGTAGCTGTTCGGCTCGGGTACTCAGAGCGCACAGTCTATAGGTGGGAAAATGACCACGTTTCCCCTAAACGCGCAGTGCTGGATTTGTTGCGGTCTTGGCGACCAGCCGACAACGCTCCCAACCGCACGTCGGCCTTCACCTTCATTGATCTATTTGCCGGTATCGGCGGACTTCGTAGAGGATTCCAGACGATCGGGGGCGAATGCATATTCACGAGTGAATGGGACCGTTTTAGCCAACAGACCTATCGAGCCAACTTCTCCGAAGACACTCATGAAATTGCAGGTGATATTCGCGCCGTCGGCCTCCAAGAAATTCCCTCTCACGATGTGTTGCTAGCGGGTTTCCCGTGTCAGCCATTCTCTATCGCCGGTGTTTCAAAGAAGAATGCATTGAATCGACCGCATGGCTTCGCATGTGAAACGCAAGGCACACTTTTCTATGATGTAAAGCGGATTATTGATCATCACCGGCCTCATATGTTTGTTCTCGAGAACGTGAAAAATCTGGTCAATCATGACAAAGGAAGAACATTCAAAATTATAAATGACGTACTTACGAAGGACCTTCGGTACCATATCAAGTGGAAAGTTATAGATGCGAAGCCTTGGGTTCCCCAACATCGGGAGCGCATATTCATTGTTGGATTTCGAGACATCGAAGACTTCACCTTCGACGGAATGACAATTCCAGGCTCTCTCTCTGGACCGAAGCTAGGAAGCATCCTTCACTCGGAAGATGGCACGGAGAAGCCAGACAACGGATACACAAGCGGTCGCCACGCTACTGTATCGGATAAATACACATTAAGTCAGCATCTCTGGACGTATCTGCGCAACTATGCAGAAAAGCATCGCGAGAAAGGAAATGGATTTGGGTTTGGATTGGTGGGGCCCGACGATATCACCCGAACCCTATCTGCTAGATATTACAAGGATGGTTCTGAGATTTTGATCAAGCAGCCACGGAAGCCACCCAGACGATTGACGCCACGGGAATGTGCGCGGCTCATGGGCTTTGATAAGCCAAGCGAGTCCTCATTCAAGATTCCAGTATCGGATACTCAGGCTTACAAGCAATTTGGAAACTCCGTTGTCGTTCCAGTAGTCCAAGCTGTTGCGGCGCATGTACTTCCTTATCTGCTGCGCCAGCTTGCTACCAAATCTGAGTTGCTGCAGCCTGTCACCCAAGCCAAGGAGCTGAAAGTGGCAAATGGCTGA
- a CDS encoding ABC transporter permease, with protein MSMTAQPSDLPQFPGLAGLLSGAGAGNRLLLKATGAWTAPNAAALNAVERMALAEQGELEVLEIDASGIQELDTYGAWLIERLLRRGRELGYEVKLIGLPLRFEALFEKVGTTHKTPASAAKERPVWEETFDWLETMGKNAARDLLQITALFGACGEVLFNAIKRPSSFRFTSLIHHLDRVAWQAVPIVLLITFLIGCIIAQQGFFHFRQFGAEDYVVDLVGVLVLREIGVLLVAIMVAGRSGSAYTAELGSMKMREEIDALSAMGRDPVEVLILPRLLALVIAMPVLTFLGGMAAILGGGLVAVTYAGMSPEVYIGRLEEAVSITHFQVGMIKAPFMALLLGLIACNEGLKTGGSAESLGAHTTTSVVKAIFLVIVLDGLFAIFFSSIGM; from the coding sequence ATGAGCATGACTGCGCAACCTTCTGATCTGCCGCAGTTTCCGGGTCTCGCCGGTCTGCTGTCGGGCGCCGGTGCGGGCAATCGTCTTCTGCTCAAAGCCACAGGGGCGTGGACGGCGCCGAATGCCGCGGCGCTGAACGCCGTCGAGCGCATGGCTCTGGCCGAGCAGGGCGAGCTTGAGGTTCTGGAGATCGATGCGAGCGGCATCCAGGAACTCGACACCTATGGCGCCTGGCTGATCGAGCGGCTGCTGCGCCGCGGCCGCGAGCTCGGCTATGAGGTCAAGCTCATCGGCCTGCCGCTGCGCTTCGAGGCTCTGTTCGAAAAAGTCGGCACGACCCACAAAACGCCGGCCTCCGCCGCCAAAGAGCGTCCGGTCTGGGAAGAGACCTTCGATTGGCTCGAGACGATGGGGAAGAACGCGGCGCGCGATCTTCTGCAGATCACGGCCCTGTTCGGCGCCTGCGGCGAAGTTCTGTTCAACGCCATCAAGAGGCCGTCGAGCTTCCGCTTCACCTCGCTCATCCATCATCTCGACCGCGTCGCCTGGCAGGCGGTGCCGATCGTCCTTCTGATTACCTTTCTCATCGGCTGCATCATCGCCCAGCAGGGCTTCTTCCATTTCCGCCAGTTCGGCGCGGAAGATTATGTGGTCGATCTTGTCGGCGTTCTCGTGCTGCGTGAAATCGGCGTCTTGCTTGTGGCCATCATGGTCGCCGGCCGCTCCGGCTCGGCCTACACCGCCGAGCTCGGCTCGATGAAAATGCGCGAGGAGATCGATGCGCTCTCGGCCATGGGGCGCGATCCGGTCGAAGTGCTCATCCTGCCGCGGCTGCTCGCGCTCGTCATCGCGATGCCCGTATTGACATTTCTCGGCGGCATGGCGGCGATCCTCGGCGGCGGCCTTGTCGCCGTCACCTATGCCGGCATGAGCCCTGAGGTTTATATCGGCCGGTTGGAAGAGGCGGTGTCGATCACCCATTTCCAGGTCGGCATGATCAAGGCGCCGTTCATGGCGCTTCTGCTCGGCCTCATCGCCTGCAATGAAGGCCTGAAGACGGGCGGCAGCGCCGAGAGCCTCGGCGCGCACACCACAACATCCGTGGTCAAGGCCATCTTCCTCGTCATCGTGCTCGATGGCCTGTTCGCCATCTTCTTTTCCTCGATCGGGATGTGA
- a CDS encoding ABC transporter ATP-binding protein, whose protein sequence is MAETPAISVKDLVVGFTERNVLDHLSIDVRRGEILGVVSASGGGKSVLLRTILNLLPKRSGVIEVLGQNMDDLSPAEQSAIGRRLGVLFQHGALFSSLNALQNVQFPMREYLDLPQSLMDEIAITKLEMVGLKRDDARKMPSELSGGMIKRVALARALALEPDIVFLDEPTSGLDPISAEEFDKLIRTLQQTLGLTVYMNTHDLDSLVTICDRIAALADGKVATIGSLAEVRQCDHPWVKAYFAGERAMTISGGARKRTMGEMYGNAR, encoded by the coding sequence ATGGCCGAGACGCCCGCCATCTCCGTCAAGGATCTCGTCGTCGGCTTCACCGAACGCAACGTGCTCGATCATCTGTCGATCGATGTGCGGCGCGGCGAAATTCTCGGCGTGGTGTCGGCCTCCGGCGGCGGCAAATCCGTGTTGCTGCGCACCATTCTTAATCTGTTGCCCAAGCGCTCGGGCGTGATCGAAGTGCTCGGCCAGAATATGGACGATCTGTCTCCCGCCGAGCAGAGCGCCATCGGCCGCCGTCTCGGCGTTCTCTTCCAGCACGGCGCTTTGTTTTCCTCGCTGAATGCGCTGCAGAACGTGCAGTTTCCGATGCGCGAATATCTCGATCTGCCGCAGAGCCTGATGGACGAGATCGCCATCACCAAGCTCGAAATGGTGGGCCTCAAGCGCGACGATGCGCGAAAGATGCCGTCCGAACTTTCGGGCGGCATGATCAAGCGCGTCGCGCTCGCCCGCGCCCTCGCGCTGGAGCCGGATATAGTTTTCCTCGATGAGCCGACCTCGGGTCTGGACCCTATTAGCGCGGAAGAATTCGACAAGCTCATCCGCACGCTGCAACAGACGCTCGGTTTGACGGTCTATATGAACACGCACGATCTCGACAGCCTGGTCACGATCTGCGACCGCATCGCGGCTCTGGCCGATGGAAAGGTCGCAACGATCGGCTCGCTCGCGGAAGTGCGCCAATGCGATCATCCGTGGGTGAAAGCCTATTTTGCCGGCGAGCGCGCCATGACGATCTCGGGCGGCGCCCGGAAAAGGACTATGGGGGAGATGTATGGAAACGCGCGCTAG
- a CDS encoding ABC-type transport auxiliary lipoprotein family protein, whose protein sequence is METRARYVLVGAFLLAAALGVFFFVYWLNNSAGFGARSEYRIAFKGPAYGLIEGSSVLFNGIKVGEVTQLGLDAAAPGDVIAHISVVSGTPIAADTKVGVESLSLMGTPAVALLGGAAGAPLLASADGQPPLLISPPEASQDIMRAAKTTLLRIDGLIAKNDQPITDAIANVKTFAEALGRNAGKVDKIADGLSGMFAGQPKAATMSIDLSAAETFGPLGPAPDKQLVVAQPTAVLSLDSQKILGEQGAKTAQVLPETQWSDNLPKLVMRKMVQSFENAKYDKVETEDDAFTSDAKLLLDLRSFFVSPDAKGVVIEMTAKLLVDGKVAGSQTFRQTKPADVTNADAVAGAFDQAFQQSAKEIVVWTLGLL, encoded by the coding sequence ATGGAAACGCGCGCTAGATATGTCCTGGTCGGGGCTTTCCTTCTTGCCGCCGCACTCGGCGTCTTCTTCTTCGTCTACTGGCTGAACAATTCGGCCGGTTTCGGCGCCCGCAGCGAATACCGCATCGCCTTCAAGGGCCCGGCATACGGGCTCATCGAAGGCTCCTCGGTTCTGTTCAACGGCATCAAGGTCGGCGAGGTTACGCAGCTCGGTCTTGATGCGGCGGCGCCCGGCGATGTCATCGCCCACATCTCCGTCGTGTCCGGCACGCCGATCGCCGCCGACACAAAGGTCGGCGTCGAGAGCCTGTCTCTTATGGGCACGCCGGCCGTGGCATTGCTCGGCGGCGCGGCCGGTGCGCCGCTTCTGGCCTCGGCCGATGGCCAGCCGCCGCTTCTGATCTCGCCGCCGGAAGCCAGCCAGGACATCATGCGCGCCGCAAAGACGACGCTGCTGCGCATTGACGGCCTGATCGCCAAGAACGACCAGCCGATCACCGATGCGATTGCCAATGTGAAGACCTTTGCCGAAGCGCTCGGCCGCAATGCCGGCAAGGTCGACAAGATCGCCGATGGCCTGTCGGGCATGTTTGCCGGTCAGCCCAAGGCCGCGACCATGTCGATAGATCTCAGCGCCGCCGAAACCTTCGGTCCGCTCGGCCCCGCGCCCGACAAACAGCTCGTCGTCGCCCAGCCGACGGCGGTCCTGTCGCTCGACAGCCAGAAGATCCTCGGCGAGCAGGGGGCGAAAACCGCCCAGGTCCTGCCCGAGACCCAATGGAGCGACAATCTGCCGAAGCTCGTGATGCGCAAAATGGTGCAGAGTTTCGAGAACGCGAAATACGACAAGGTCGAAACCGAAGACGATGCGTTCACCTCGGACGCCAAGCTCCTCTTGGACTTGCGCTCGTTCTTCGTCTCGCCCGACGCCAAGGGGGTTGTCATCGAAATGACAGCAAAGCTCCTTGTAGATGGCAAAGTGGCCGGGTCGCAGACCTTCCGCCAGACAAAACCGGCGGATGTGACCAATGCCGATGCGGTTGCCGGGGCCTTCGATCAGGCCTTCCAGCAATCGGCCAAAGAAATTGTAGTTTGGACATTAGGTCTGTTGTGA
- a CDS encoding FadR/GntR family transcriptional regulator: MDQQVKGREGGADYHAALTQLRAFIAQQDADSDTRLPPERELCENLGVSRGELRKALAILESEGQLWRHVGRGTFIGQRPIDESDVGTLSSRTNPSEVMRARLLIEPAIAREAAMNARASDIEDMRICLRQSREAETWRRYENCDNRFHRSVAQAAGNTLLIGLFDTLNAVRRAVVWGRLRADAKAPSPSHHSFREHEEIVQAIESRDVEGAGRAMRQHLESVERKLLERAAISGEDDR; encoded by the coding sequence ATGGATCAGCAGGTCAAAGGGCGGGAAGGCGGGGCCGACTATCATGCGGCTCTGACCCAGCTGCGCGCCTTCATCGCCCAGCAGGATGCGGATTCAGACACCCGCCTGCCGCCCGAGCGCGAGCTCTGCGAAAATCTCGGCGTCTCGCGCGGCGAGCTGCGCAAGGCTCTGGCCATTCTGGAATCCGAAGGCCAGCTCTGGCGCCATGTTGGGCGGGGCACCTTTATCGGCCAGCGCCCCATCGACGAGAGCGATGTCGGCACCCTGTCGAGCCGCACCAATCCGAGCGAGGTCATGCGCGCCCGTCTTCTGATCGAGCCGGCGATTGCCCGCGAGGCGGCCATGAACGCGAGAGCCTCCGATATCGAGGATATGCGGATCTGCCTCCGGCAGTCCCGCGAGGCCGAGACCTGGCGCCGCTACGAGAATTGCGACAACCGTTTCCACCGCAGCGTGGCGCAGGCGGCGGGCAATACGCTGCTCATCGGCCTGTTCGACACGCTGAATGCGGTGCGCCGCGCGGTGGTGTGGGGGCGTCTGCGCGCCGACGCCAAGGCGCCGTCACCGAGCCATCACAGTTTCCGGGAGCATGAGGAGATCGTTCAGGCGATTGAATCGCGCGATGTCGAAGGGGCCGGCCGCGCCATGCGCCAGCATCTCGAATCCGTCGAACGCAAGCTGCTCGAGAGAGCGGCGATCAGCGGCGAAGACGACCGCTGA
- a CDS encoding fumarylacetoacetate hydrolase family protein: MNEAASRSAKPEGDFVVAPPKLTTLPVRGSSKLFPIRRVYCVGRNYAAHAIEMGHDPNKEPPFFFQKNPDNVILSGEKFPYPVKTSDLHFEIELVVALGKGGTDIPLNKALDHVFGYCVGLDMTRRDLQSEAKDLRRPWEVGKAFEYSAPCSELVPASEIGHPDKGAIWLDVNGERKQTGDLNQLIWKVPEMISYLSGLFTLAPGDIIMSGTPAGVGAVKKGDVMHGFVEGVGELHTPVS; the protein is encoded by the coding sequence ATGAATGAGGCTGCTTCCCGTTCCGCAAAGCCCGAGGGCGATTTTGTCGTCGCTCCGCCCAAGCTGACGACCCTGCCCGTTCGCGGTTCCTCGAAACTCTTTCCGATCCGCCGCGTCTATTGCGTCGGCCGTAATTACGCGGCGCACGCCATCGAGATGGGGCACGATCCGAACAAGGAGCCGCCCTTCTTCTTCCAGAAGAACCCGGACAACGTCATCCTCTCGGGCGAGAAGTTCCCCTACCCGGTGAAGACCTCCGATCTGCATTTCGAGATCGAACTCGTCGTCGCACTCGGCAAAGGCGGCACGGATATCCCGCTGAACAAGGCGCTGGACCATGTGTTCGGCTATTGCGTCGGCCTCGATATGACGCGCCGCGACCTGCAGAGCGAAGCGAAGGATCTTCGCCGTCCGTGGGAAGTCGGCAAGGCGTTCGAATATTCAGCGCCCTGCTCGGAGCTCGTTCCGGCCTCCGAAATCGGCCATCCCGACAAGGGCGCCATCTGGCTCGACGTCAATGGCGAGCGCAAACAGACGGGCGATCTCAACCAGCTGATCTGGAAAGTGCCGGAGATGATCTCTTATCTCTCGGGCCTCTTCACCCTCGCCCCCGGCGACATCATCATGTCGGGCACGCCCGCCGGTGTCGGCGCCGTGAAGAAGGGCGATGTGATGCACGGTTTCGTCGAAGGCGTCGGCGAGCTGCACACGCCGGTCAGCTAA
- a CDS encoding ABC transporter permease, whose protein sequence is MTIAGYRIPPLASLLFWALVWEIVGQLNLVFLFPPLSSIVMELGQVVGTGTFLNAAILTVTSFFYGMGIAILIGVPLGYLMGRSDSADKLLGMWVNLFVSAPLSALVPILMILFGMGQATIVASVVLFAVWIIALDTRAGVRDVPPSLLAMAQSFGATRWQTTQKIIFFSALPEILAGIRLGVIRGVKGVVIGQLLVSILGLGELFELYSRNFLMEEFWALTIIVFAFALGAAELIAILERKIEFYAGVRHG, encoded by the coding sequence ATGACCATCGCCGGCTATCGCATACCGCCGCTCGCATCCCTGCTCTTCTGGGCCCTGGTCTGGGAGATCGTCGGACAGCTCAATCTCGTCTTTCTGTTCCCGCCGCTCTCCAGCATCGTCATGGAGCTCGGGCAGGTCGTGGGGACGGGAACGTTTCTCAACGCTGCGATCCTCACCGTCACGAGCTTCTTCTACGGCATGGGCATCGCGATTTTGATCGGCGTGCCCCTCGGCTATCTGATGGGCCGTTCCGACAGCGCCGACAAACTGCTCGGCATGTGGGTCAATCTCTTCGTCTCGGCGCCCCTCTCGGCGCTCGTGCCGATCCTGATGATCCTGTTCGGCATGGGTCAGGCGACCATCGTCGCCTCGGTCGTGCTCTTTGCGGTGTGGATCATCGCGCTCGATACGCGCGCCGGCGTGCGCGACGTGCCGCCTTCGCTTCTCGCCATGGCGCAGAGCTTCGGCGCCACGCGCTGGCAGACGACGCAGAAGATCATCTTCTTCTCGGCTCTGCCGGAAATCCTCGCCGGTATCCGCCTCGGGGTGATCCGCGGCGTCAAAGGCGTTGTGATCGGGCAATTGCTCGTCTCGATCCTCGGGCTCGGCGAGCTGTTTGAGCTTTATTCCCGCAACTTCCTCATGGAGGAGTTCTGGGCGCTCACCATCATCGTTTTCGCCTTTGCACTCGGCGCCGCCGAGCTGATCGCGATCCTCGAACGCAAGATCGAATTCTACGCTGGAGTTAGACACGGATGA
- a CDS encoding ABC transporter ATP-binding protein, giving the protein MPDTANPVVEVRNLSKRYGSSVEALRDVNLSFPTGQLISLLGPSGCGKTTLLKIIAGLLPATSGEVLVKGQKVTAPGPERAFVFQDFALLPWGSVLRNAAFGLELRGVPKAEREAKAKHYIEQVGLAGFENRYPHELSGGMRQRVGLARALAVDADVLLLDEPFSAVDEQNRRKFQEDLLRLRQIENKTLIFVTHSIEEAVYLSDRIVLLSPRPGRVSDIIEPKISRDRDPDQIRRDSGYLDTVETIWRGLRDYAD; this is encoded by the coding sequence ATGCCTGACACCGCAAACCCTGTTGTCGAAGTCCGCAATCTGTCGAAGCGCTACGGCTCAAGCGTCGAAGCGCTGCGCGATGTGAACCTGTCGTTCCCGACCGGCCAGCTGATCTCGCTTCTCGGGCCGTCCGGCTGCGGAAAGACGACGCTCCTGAAAATCATCGCGGGCCTTCTCCCCGCAACCTCGGGCGAAGTCCTGGTCAAGGGCCAGAAGGTGACGGCTCCCGGTCCGGAACGCGCTTTCGTCTTCCAGGACTTCGCTCTTCTTCCCTGGGGTTCGGTGCTCCGCAACGCGGCCTTCGGCCTCGAACTGCGCGGCGTGCCGAAAGCCGAACGCGAAGCCAAGGCCAAGCACTATATCGAGCAGGTCGGCCTGGCCGGTTTCGAGAACCGCTATCCGCATGAACTGTCGGGCGGCATGCGCCAGCGCGTCGGCCTTGCGCGTGCGCTTGCGGTCGATGCGGATGTCCTGCTCCTCGACGAGCCGTTCAGCGCCGTCGACGAACAGAACCGCCGCAAGTTCCAGGAAGATCTCCTTCGCCTGCGCCAGATCGAAAACAAGACGCTGATCTTCGTGACGCATTCGATCGAAGAAGCGGTCTATCTCTCCGACCGCATCGTTCTTCTGTCGCCGCGTCCCGGCCGCGTCTCCGACATCATCGAGCCGAAGATTTCGCGCGACCGCGACCCGGATCAGATCCGCCGCGATAGCGGTTATCTCGACACGGTCGAAACCATCTGGCGCGGCCTGCGCGATTATGCGGATTAA
- a CDS encoding ABC transporter permease codes for MSAHTSVAADAAAVPAAASAGRRGGSMILWRLASVILFCLAWEVAGRIPINVAFPPFSDVVLAFGRMVADGSLPAAFLNTLQPLVIGVTLAVVIGVVTGVAMGLREELEWAGVPVFVVMQAAPMAALIPLITFIYGIGLTAKVLSVVILALPVIALNGYKAVRNVSPSLRAMCRSFLGSSRQEIFKVVLPDASPMIFAGLRLGVSAGFVGVILAELLITPTGIGDLITYHRSIANYAEMYAAIATIILFAAVTVGLLETIEIALFRPDKKEHH; via the coding sequence ATGAGTGCACACACCAGCGTCGCGGCGGATGCCGCGGCCGTTCCGGCGGCGGCTTCGGCCGGCCGCCGGGGCGGATCGATGATCCTGTGGCGCCTGGCGTCCGTCATTCTGTTCTGCCTTGCCTGGGAAGTGGCGGGCCGCATTCCGATCAATGTGGCCTTCCCTCCCTTCTCCGACGTCGTTCTGGCGTTCGGACGGATGGTTGCCGACGGCTCGCTGCCGGCAGCTTTTCTCAACACGCTTCAGCCCCTCGTCATCGGTGTAACTCTCGCCGTCGTCATCGGCGTCGTCACCGGCGTTGCGATGGGCCTGCGCGAAGAACTGGAGTGGGCGGGCGTGCCCGTCTTCGTCGTGATGCAGGCGGCGCCCATGGCCGCCCTCATCCCGCTCATCACTTTCATTTACGGCATCGGCCTTACCGCCAAAGTGCTGTCCGTCGTGATCCTGGCTCTGCCGGTGATCGCGCTGAACGGCTATAAAGCGGTGCGCAATGTGAGCCCATCTCTCAGGGCCATGTGCCGCTCGTTCCTCGGCTCCTCGCGCCAGGAAATCTTCAAGGTCGTCCTGCCCGATGCGAGCCCGATGATCTTTGCGGGTCTTCGCCTCGGCGTCTCCGCCGGCTTTGTCGGCGTTATCCTTGCCGAACTTCTGATTACGCCGACCGGCATCGGCGACCTCATCACCTATCACCGCTCGATCGCCAATTACGCCGAAATGTATGCGGCGATCGCCACCATCATCCTGTTCGCCGCCGTGACCGTCGGGCTGCTCGAAACGATCGAGATCGCCCTGTTCAGGCCCGACAAGAAGGAGCATCACTGA